A genomic segment from Clostridium pasteurianum BC1 encodes:
- a CDS encoding alpha-E domain-containing protein: MDNISINKANYLYWLGRYAERAYTTIAYLRRFYDEMVDKNQDAYLEFCSRLGVINNYRDKKDFVKRFISDEESEMSIAYYIGKTYDNGIVLRDTLTSKTLSYIQLACNDLKKCYNSQEYVVVNLQRVTDDLIAFWGAVDDYILENDARDLIKAGKYIERVELYNRFDESKNLKKAAIERLWRYAINLKINENTSRQVDFINSEDMLEYNSIKNYIDELSKWGVGQ, from the coding sequence ATGGATAATATCTCAATAAACAAGGCAAATTATCTTTATTGGCTTGGCAGATATGCAGAAAGAGCATATACTACTATTGCATACCTAAGGCGTTTTTATGATGAAATGGTAGATAAGAACCAGGATGCTTATTTAGAATTTTGCAGCAGACTTGGGGTCATCAATAATTATAGAGATAAAAAGGATTTTGTAAAACGTTTTATTTCCGATGAAGAAAGCGAAATGAGCATAGCATATTATATTGGCAAGACTTATGATAATGGGATAGTGCTTAGAGATACACTTACAAGTAAAACTTTATCCTATATACAATTGGCATGTAATGATTTGAAAAAGTGCTATAATAGCCAGGAGTATGTAGTTGTAAACCTACAGCGTGTTACTGATGACTTAATTGCCTTTTGGGGAGCAGTAGATGACTACATATTAGAAAATGATGCCAGAGACCTAATAAAAGCGGGAAAATATATAGAAAGAGTGGAGCTTTACAATCGTTTTGATGAAAGTAAAAATCTTAAAAAAGCAGCGATAGAAAGACTTTGGAGATATGCAATTAATTTAAAAATCAACGAAAATACTTCTAGACAAGTTGATTTTATTAACAGTGAAGATATGTTAGAATATAATTCTATTAAAAATTATATTGATGAATTATCTAAATGGGGGGTAGGGCAATGA